ACATCGAGGATGTGTGGGCGGGCTTCTCGGCGGGCGGGCTCGTCAGCCGTGTCGCCTCGGTCGAGGTCGAGCTCGGTGGCCACCGTATCGAGCAGAGCGATATCGACGATCTGCTCGATGCCGGACGCAACTCGATCGATCCCGAGGGGCGCATGGTGCTCCACGCGCAGCCGACGCTCTACACGCTGGACGATGTGCGCGGGGTCAAGAAGCCGCTCGGTCTCCATGCCGACAAGCTCGGCGTCGACATCCATGTCGTCGCGGCGGATTCGTCGCCGGTGCGCAATCTCGATCTGTCGGTGCGCTCGGCGCATCTGGCGGTGAAGGCGATCGTCGCCTCGCCGATCGCGACCGGGCTGGCCTGTCTCAGCGACGAGGAGCGCGAGCTGGGCGTCGCGCTGGTCGAACTCGGGGCAGGGGTGACCAACGTCTCGCTGTTCGCCGGCGGGATGCTCGTCGGCTTGGCCGCGATCCCCTATGGCGGGCAGGACATCACCGACGACATCGCCTCCGCGTTCGGCACGCGCCGCTCGCAGGCGGAGCGGATCAAATGCTTCTACGGTTCGGCGACGACCAGCCCGCGCGACAATCATGACATGATCGACGTCGCGCCGATGGCGGGGCTGGAGGAAGGCACCGAGGCGCAGCGGATCACGCGCGCGCAGCTGATCTCGGTCATCCGCCAGCGGCTCGACATCCTCTCCGGCGAGATTGCGGCCGCGCTCAAGCAACTCGGCTTTGCCGGGCCAGTCGGGCGGCAGGTGGTGCTGACCGGCGGCGGCGCCGAGCTGAAGGGCATTGCCGACTATATCCAGGGCGTGCTCGGCCGGGCGGTGCGGATCGGCCGCCCGCGTGGGCTGCTGGCCTTGCCGGAGGCGCATGCCGGGCCAGCGTTTGCGACCATGGCGGGCCTCGCCCTCTATGCCGCATCGAACCCGGTGGACCTGCGCGGCAGCGATCCCGGTCGGCTGGACACGCCGCGATCGTCTCCGACAGGCCTCGTTCACCGGCTGATTGCGGCGTTCCGGAGCGGATATTGACCGGCCGAACGCAAAAACATGTGGATTATTAGGTTTTTCACGTGCTTCCGGGTCACGGATTTGGCAGAATCACGCTAGGGCTGGCATCGCCCGCGCCGGGGGCCACAAGGAGTTGAGGGATGAGCATCGAATTCGTGCGGCCTGAGGTCGATGAGCTGCGGCCCCGCATCAGCGTGATCGGCGTCGGCGGCGCGGGCGGCAACGCCATCGCCAACATGATCGCCGCCGAGGTGCAGGGCGTCGATTTCCTCGTCGCCAACACGGACGCGCAGGCGCTCAACCATTCGCCGGCCGAACGCCGCATCCAGCTCGGCCTGCGGATCACCCAGGGGCTCGGCGCCGGATCGCGCCCGGAAATCGGCCGCGCGGCAGCGGAAGAGACGCTCGAGCAGGTCGAGAAGGCGCTCGACGGCGCGCATATGTGCTTCATCGCGGCGGGCATGGGCGGCGGCACCGGCACCGGTGCGGCGCCGGTCATCGCCAAGGCGGCGCGCGATCGCGGCATCCTGACGGTCGGCGTCGTCACCAAGCCGTTCAGCTTCGAGGGTGCGCGCCGGATGCGTTCGGCCGAGGCCGGCATCGAGGAGCTTCAGAAGCATGTCGATACGCTGATCGTCATCCCCAACCAGAATCTGTTTCTGATCGCCAACCCGAACACCACCTTCAAGGAAGCGTTCGTCATGGCGGACGAGGTGCTCCAGCAGGGCGTCCGCGGGATCACCGACCTGATGGTGATGCCGGGCCTCATCAACCTCGATTTCGCCGACGTCCGCTCGGTGATGGGCGAGATGGGCAAGGCGATGATGGGCACCGGCGAGGCATCGGGCGACAATCGCGCCATCGAGGCGGCCGAGAAGGCGATCGCCAACCCGCTGCTCGACGGCGTCAGCATGAAG
This genomic window from Sphingomonas abietis contains:
- the ftsA gene encoding cell division protein FtsA, whose protein sequence is MAQGRSDKLITALDIGSSKVCALIAEKTESGELNVLGTGQRESRGVRRGYVADMERTEVAIREAVEQAERIAGVNIEDVWAGFSAGGLVSRVASVEVELGGHRIEQSDIDDLLDAGRNSIDPEGRMVLHAQPTLYTLDDVRGVKKPLGLHADKLGVDIHVVAADSSPVRNLDLSVRSAHLAVKAIVASPIATGLACLSDEERELGVALVELGAGVTNVSLFAGGMLVGLAAIPYGGQDITDDIASAFGTRRSQAERIKCFYGSATTSPRDNHDMIDVAPMAGLEEGTEAQRITRAQLISVIRQRLDILSGEIAAALKQLGFAGPVGRQVVLTGGGAELKGIADYIQGVLGRAVRIGRPRGLLALPEAHAGPAFATMAGLALYAASNPVDLRGSDPGRLDTPRSSPTGLVHRLIAAFRSGY
- the ftsZ gene encoding cell division protein FtsZ, producing MSIEFVRPEVDELRPRISVIGVGGAGGNAIANMIAAEVQGVDFLVANTDAQALNHSPAERRIQLGLRITQGLGAGSRPEIGRAAAEETLEQVEKALDGAHMCFIAAGMGGGTGTGAAPVIAKAARDRGILTVGVVTKPFSFEGARRMRSAEAGIEELQKHVDTLIVIPNQNLFLIANPNTTFKEAFVMADEVLQQGVRGITDLMVMPGLINLDFADVRSVMGEMGKAMMGTGEASGDNRAIEAAEKAIANPLLDGVSMKGAKGVIVSITGGEDMRLMEVDEAANHIRELVDADANIIWGSAFNNDLDGKIRVSVVATGIEAVEGAQAEPAKVFSFPAAKPRSEAAPAPVAPPVTPQAITRAPEAPAAEDSAEAPVSEDDSDELILGSDTILTPPVSPNPLPPQATSIDAGPAPLPRANRAAPAAQRDGGGTLFERMSSIARGAQKAQVDEDQPASRKDALDLPGFLNRQNNQ